From Pandoraea vervacti, the proteins below share one genomic window:
- a CDS encoding LysR family transcriptional regulator — protein sequence MRVFVALVQARSFSGAGQALGMSHSSVSRQLTQTEAALGVALVNRSTRRFSLTHAGERYHRHCVDILARIDAMADTIADEREHPVGPLRVSVPLAVGTLELSAWLPAFRLRYPDIDLTLSCSDPFVDLLTEGVDLALRISSAPLPDSGLMAKRLTASDTVLVASPTYLSQYGLPRTPNDLASHQCLRFAGASSPDTWRLADSDGATHHVALGGGFTTDAITALYAASLAGAGIAAFTGHTVRAALAYGTLVRVLPQYSLGRSHYYALYPRTRHVNARVRAFIDFMAEHYREAQSIA from the coding sequence GGTCCAGGCCCGAAGTTTTTCCGGTGCCGGGCAAGCGTTGGGAATGTCGCATTCGAGCGTGTCGCGTCAGTTGACGCAGACGGAGGCCGCGCTGGGCGTCGCGCTGGTCAATCGCAGCACGCGTCGGTTTTCGCTGACCCACGCGGGGGAGCGCTACCACCGGCATTGCGTCGACATCCTCGCGCGCATCGACGCCATGGCCGACACGATCGCAGACGAGCGCGAGCATCCCGTCGGGCCGTTGCGCGTGAGTGTGCCGCTGGCCGTCGGCACGCTGGAGCTCTCGGCATGGTTGCCCGCCTTTCGCCTGCGTTATCCCGACATCGACCTGACACTGTCGTGCAGCGACCCATTCGTCGACCTGTTGACCGAGGGGGTCGACCTTGCGCTGCGCATCAGCAGCGCACCGTTGCCCGACAGCGGCTTGATGGCGAAACGGCTGACGGCATCGGACACGGTGCTGGTCGCCTCTCCCACCTACCTGTCGCAATACGGATTGCCGCGTACGCCGAACGATCTGGCGTCCCACCAATGTCTGCGCTTCGCGGGCGCAAGCAGCCCCGACACGTGGCGTCTCGCCGACTCGGACGGGGCTACGCATCATGTCGCGCTGGGCGGCGGGTTCACGACGGATGCCATTACCGCCCTCTACGCGGCGTCGCTCGCCGGCGCAGGCATTGCGGCGTTTACCGGGCACACCGTCCGGGCGGCGCTGGCCTACGGCACACTGGTGCGCGTGTTGCCGCAATACTCGCTCGGTCGCAGCCACTATTACGCGCTGTACCCGCGTACGCGCCATGTAAACGCCAGGGTGCGCGCGTTCATCGATTTCATGGCCGAACACTATCGCGAAGCGCAATCGATCGCATGA